TCGTGGTGAGGGCGAGACCGGCGCAGAGTGCGCCGACCCCGATGGTGAGGGGTGTACGTGCGTTCATGTGGTGCTCCATTTCCCCGTGTTTGAGACTGTCTTAACGAAGCCCTGACGTGGGGGTCACGCCTGCGGACGGCGAGGAAGCCCGATTTTACGTCCGGTAGGGGCGGGTGGCGACGGGCACGCGGATGACCCGGGCCTGACCTCGACTTAGGACTTCCTTGATGTTGACGGCGGGCCGGAGCCACCTTCTTTGTCTCGGATCCCAGACAGCGGGAGGCGCGGGCCGCTGGTGCCGTGCCCGCGACCGGGAGTTGGATGACGGCATGGAGACGGTGCACGTGGGCGTGGGTCCGGTCTCGTTCGCGGAGGTCGTCGCAGTGACCCGCGACGGTGCGGCGGTCGAGCTGACCGAGGAGGCGCTGGCCGCCATCGATCGGGCCCGGGCCGTCGTCGATCGGCTGGCGTCGGCGCCCGACCCGGCGTACGGGATCTCGACCGGCTTCGGGGCGCTGGCGACGCGCCACATCCCCACCGAGCGCCGCGAGCAGCTGCAGCGCTCGCTGATCCGCTCGCACGCAGCCGGCTCCGGCCCCGAGGTCGAGCGCGAGGTGGTGCGCGGCCTGATGCTGCTGCGCCTCTCGACGCTGGCGACGGGGCACACCGGCGTACGACGTGAGACGGCGCTGCTGCTCGCCGCCGTCCTGTCCGCGGGGATCACGCCGGTGGTGCGCGAGTACGGCTCCCTGGGCTGCTCCGGCGACCTCGCGCCGCTGGCGCACTGTGCCCTCGCGCTGATGGGGGAGGGCGACGTCCGTGACAGCTCCGGCGAGCTGGTCCCCGCGGCGCAGGCCCTGGCCGTGGCCGGCCTGGCGCCCGTCCAGCTCGCCGCCAAGGAGGGCCTGGCCCTGATCAACGGCACCGACGGAATGCTGGGGATGCTGGTGCTCGCGATCACCGACCTGCGCCGGCTGCTCGCGACCGCCGACATCGCGGCCGCCATGAGCGTCGAGGCGCAGATGGGCACCGACCGGGTCTTCGCCGCGGACCTCCAGGAGCTGCGCCCGCAGGTCGGGCAGGCACTGTCGGCCGCCAACCTGCGCGCCCTCCTCGCCGGCTCCGGGGTGATGGCGAGCCACCGCGAGGACAAGGTGCACCGGGTCCAGGACGCCTACTCCCTGCGCTGCTCGCCCCAGGTGCACGGCGCCGCCCGCGACACCGTGGAGCACGCCGCCCTCGTCGCCGAGCGCGAGCTGGCCAGCGCGGTCGACAACCCCGTGGTCCTGGCGGAGGACGGGCGGGTCGAGTCCAACGGCAACTTCCACGGCGCCCCCGTGGCCTACGTGCTCGACTTCCTGGCGATCGTCGCGGCCGACGTGGCCTCGATCTCCGAGCGGCGCAGCGACCGGTTCCTGGACCGGGCGCGCAACCACGACCTGCCGCCGTTCCTCGCGGACGACCCAGGCGTCGACAGCGGCCTGATGATCGCGCAGTACACCCAGGCCGCGATCGTCTCCGAGCTCAAGCGTCTCGCCGTCCCGGCCAGCGTCGACTCGATCCCGTCGAGCGCGATGCAGGAGGACCACGTGTCGATGGGCTGGTCGGCCGCTCGCAAGCTCCGGCGCTCCGTCGACGGGCTCACTCGGGTGGTGGCCATCGAGCTGATGACCGCCGCCCGCGCGCTCACCCTGCGGACCACGACCGGTCCGACCGCCGGCACCACGCCCGCGCCGGCCACCGGTGCCGTCGTACGCCTGCTGGCCGAGCGCGGCATCGGCGTCCCCGGGCCCGACCGTTTCCTGTCTCCCGAGATCGAGGCTGCCGTGGCGCTCGTCGCCTCGGGCGCCGTCCTGTCCGCCGTCGAAGAAGTGATCGGAGAGCTCGCATGACCGACTCCAACCCGCGCCTCCCCATCCACGCCCCCCACGGGACCGAGCTGTCGGCGAAGAGCTGGCAGACCGAGGCGCCGCTGCGGATGCTGATGAACAACCTCGACCCCGATGTCGCCGAGCGGCCCGAGGACCTCGTCGTGTACGGCGGCACCGGCAAGGCCGCGCGGTCCTGGCCGGCGTACGACGCGCTGCTGGCCTCGCTGCGCGACCTCGAGGACGACGAGACCCTGCTCGTGCAGTCCGGCAAGCCGGTCGGCGTGATGCGGACCAACCCCTGGGCGCCGCGAGTGCTGATCGCGAACTCCAACCTGGTCGGAGACTGGGCCAACTGGGAGGAGTTCCGCAGGCTCGAGGAGATGGGGCTGATCATGTACGGCCAGATGACGGCCGGCTCGTGGATCTACATCGGCACCCAGGGCATCCTGCAGGGCACCTTCGAGACCTTCGCCGCGGTCGCGGACAAGAAGTTCGGCGGCACCCTGGCCGGCACGATCACCCTGACCGCCGGGCTCGGCGGCATGGGCGGCGCCCAGCCGCTCGCGGTCACGATGAACGACGGTGTGGCGATCTGCATCGACGTCGACCAGTCCCGGATCACCCGCCGGATCGAGCACCGCTACCTCGACGAGCAGGCCGACTCCCTGGAGGACGCCGTACGCCGCGCCGTCGCGGCGCGCGACGCGAAGCGGCCGCTGTCGATCGGCGTGCTCGGCAACGCCGCCGAGCTGGTGCCGCAGCTGCTCGAGATGAAGGCACCGATCGACGTCGTCACCGACCAGACCTCGGCTCACGACCCGCTGTCGTACCTCCCGGTCGGGGTCGCGTTCGACGACTGGCACGACGCAGCCGAGCGCGACCCGGCCGGGTTCACCAAGGACGCCGAGGCCTCGATGGCCGTGCACGTGCGGGCGATGGTGGAGTTCCAGGACGCCGGCGCCGAGGTGTTCGACTACGGCAACTCGATCCGGGACGAGGCCCGCAAGGGCGGCTACGACCGGGCGTTCGAGTTCCCCGGCTTCGTGCCGGCGTACATCCGGCCGCTGTTCTGCGAGGGCAAGGGGCCGTTCCGCTGGGCGGCACTCTCGGGCGACCCGGCCGACATCGCGGCGACCGACCGCGCGATCCTCGAGCTCTTCCCGGACAACGCGCGCCTGCACAAGTGGATCACCATGGCCCAGGAGCGCGTGCAGTTCCAGGGTCTGCCGGCGCGGATCTGCTGGCTCGGGTACGGCGAGCGCCACCTGGCCGGGCTGAAGTTCAACGAGATGGTCGCCTCCGGCGAGCTGAAGGCGCCGATCGTGATCGGTCGCGACCACCTCGACTGCGGCTCGGTCGCCTCGCCGTACCGCGAGACCGAGGGCATGCTGGACGGCTCGGACGCGATCGCGGACTGGGCGATCCTCAACGCCCTGGTCAACACCGCCTCCGGCGCCACCTGGGTGTCGTTCCACCACGGCGGCGGGGTCGGGATGGGCCGGTCGCTGCACGCCGGGCAGGTCTGCGTCGCCGACGGCACCGAGCTGGCCGCGCAGAAGATCGAGCGGGTCCTCACCAACGACCCGGGCATGGGCGTGATCCGCCACGTCGACGCCGGCTACGACCGGGCGGTCGAGGTGGCCGACGAGCGCGGCGTGCGCGTGCCCATGCGTCGATAGTCCGGCACGCCTGGCACCTTCGGGCAGGGGCCCAGGGTGCCAGGCGTGCCGGACGATCTCGGCGAGGCACCGGTCTCACGGGGTCATCCACAGGCGGTGGGAGGCCGGGTGGGTGAGGCCCCCGGGCGGGGGACACCCCGTCCATGGAGAGACATCGGTGGGAACCGGTCTGCGAGAGGCCGGAGGGACTGGTCGTTCCGGCTCGGATCGGTACGACGGGCGGTCCGACCCGCGGGCAGGCGCGCGGTCCTGGTTGGGAGCGATGTGCGCCCGGCTGGTGGGTGCCTCGGGATCGACCCTCCTGTGTGGAGCAGCACGTCCTCGAGCAGTCGGCTCGACTCCCCGACTCTGGTGCGGTCACGGGATGGGCGGCCCTGAGGTGGCGAGGCGGCACGTTCTTCGACGGCCGTGCCGAAGGAGAGGGCGCCTGGTTGCCGGTCCCGCTCCTGCTCGGCGGTTCGAACCTCCGACAGCATCCGCGGTCCACGATCAGCCAGGAGCGGTTCCCTCCGAGGGAGCGCACCGAGGTCGCCGGCCTGCCCGTGTCGACGGTCCAGCGAGCGGTCTTCGACGAGATGCGTCGCGTGGGGACGCTGCTCCACGCCGTACAGACGGTCGAGATGGCGGCCGCAGCCTCGCTGATCTCGGTCGCACTGATGACGGCGTACGTCGTTCCACACCGGAACGGCTACACGGGCGTGCCGCTCGTGCGCCGTGCCCTCGGTCTGGCCATCGACGACAGCCGCTCTCCCCGCGAGACCTGGCTGCGGCTGGTCTGGCTCTCCCTGGGCCTGCCACAGCCGCTCTGCAACCAACCCGTGTTCGACCTTAGGGGTCGGCTACTGGGCTACCCGGACATCTTCGACCCGGTGGCCGGTCTGGTCGGTGAGTACGACGGCGCCGACCACAAGGACCGGGAACGGCATCGGCGGGACGTGGCGCGGGAGGAGCTGTTCCGGGACCACGGGCTGGAGTACTTCGCGGTCGTCGCCGGCGACTCCCGGGAAGCCGCGTCGGCACGGATGCTCGCTACCCGCCGACGGGCCCGCTTCCTCTCGCCGGACCAGCGTGCGTGGACCCTGCAGCCCCCGGCCTGGTGGCCGATTCCGGAGTCCCTCGACGCGCGGCTCGCTCGGCTCGGACTCGTCCCCGCCCTCACCCACGCCTGATTGCGATAGTCCGGCACGCCTGGCACCTCAGCGGACTCTTGGGAGGTGCCAGGCGTGCCGGACTATCCGTGGCGTCGGCTGGCAGGATCGGCGGGATGGAGTCCCAGCCGGAGCGCGACCGGGTCCTGGCGCAGGTGTGGGCGCACGTGCCCGCACCTGACCGGCCGGTGCTGGTCGCTGTCGACGGCGCGGACGGCGCGGGCAAGACGTGGTTCGCCGCCGACCTCGCCCGGGTCGCGGACCGGCCGGTCGTGGTGGCGACGCTCGACGACTTCCACCACGACCGCGCCCGGCGCCATGCCGAGGGGCGGACCGGCGAGACGGTGTGGGCGCGCAGCTTCGACTACGCGGCGGTACGACGTGAGCTGGTCGACCCATGGCTCGCCGGTGCCGGTACGCCGTACCGCCGACGTTGGCACGACCTGGCCCGTGACCAGCGGGTCGACGCCGCGCCGGAGCCGGTGCCCGCGGGCGGTGTGCTCCTCGTGGAGGGCGTGTTCGCGCAGCGACCCGAGCTCGCAGACGCGTGGGACCTGACGGTGTACGTCGACACCCCGGACGCGGTGCGCCTGGCCCGGATGGCGGTGCGGGACGGCGTACCCGGAGAGCCGGACCACCCGGACCAGCGGCGCTACCTGGAGGCGCAACAGATCTACCGCGACGCCTGCCGGCCGCTCGAGCGAGCGGGGATCGTGATCGACAACGCCGCGCCCGAACGGCCCCGGATCGCCCGGATCGCCGCGGGGGTTGCGCACGGGGCGCACAATGACCAGTCATGAGCCCTAAGCCGGCGAAGCGCCGGGTGCCCCTGACCGACATCTCATCGCGCGCCTGGGAGCACCCGGCCGACCAGGGCGCCCTCGTCGCGCTGCGCAAGCTCAAGGGCTTCGACAAGCTCATTCGGATGATGTCCGGCCTGATCAACGAGCGGGCCGTGCGCCTGGAGCTGCTCGGCTCCGCGGTGCGGGTCGACGAGCGCCAGTTCCCGGCCCTGCACCGGCTGCTCACCGAGGTCGGCGCCACCCTCGACGCCACCGACCTCCCGGAGCTCTACGTGCGGGCGACGCCGATGTTCAACGCCGAGACGATCGGCATGGACAAACCGGTGATCGTGGTGGACTCCGGATTGGTCGGGCTCCTCGACGAGGAGGAGCTCCGGTTCGTGATCGGGCACGAGCTCGGTCACGCCCTCAGCGGGCACGCGGTGTACCGCACGCTGCTGCTCCGGATGCTCAGCCTGACCGGCCTGCTGGCCGTCGTACCCCTCGGCACGGTCGGGCTCCGGGTGATCGTCGCCGCGCTGATGGAGTGGTCTCGCAAGTCCGAGCTGTCCGCGGACCGCGCCGGGCTGCTGGCCACCCAGGACCCGGCGGCGGCGTTCCGGACCCACATGAAGCTGGCCAGCGGTGGACACCTCGACGAGCTCGACCAGACGTCGTTCTTCGCCCAGGGCGCGGAGTACGCCGGCTCCTCCGACATCCGCGACTCGGTGCTCAAGCTGCTGCTGATCGAACGGCGTACCCACCCGTTCGCGGTCTCCCGCGCGGCCGAGCTGCGCAGCTGGGTCGACTCCGGCGCCTACACCGCCATCCTGGCCGGCACCTACCCGCGCCGCGAGGAAGACGCCGACGCGCAGCTCAGCGAGGCGGCGCAGGCGGCTGCCCGCAGCTACAGCGACGCCTTCCGCGAGAGCCAGGACGTGCTCGGGCGACTCGTGCACGACGCGGCCGGCTGGCTCGGGACTGCCAAGGGCTGGCTCGACGAGCAGCTGAGGCGCCGGGGTGACGACGAGGAGTAACAACTCCAAGGCTGCTGCGCAGGGCGCCGAAGGCTGTCACCATGGACGCGTGCCGGCCGGAGGGACGATCGACGACGCCGTACGGCGCATGTGCGCCGGCGACGGCGACGCGTTCCGTGAGGTCTACCGGTCGACGCAACCGGCCCTGCTGCGCTACCTCACCGTCCTGGTCGGGACCGCGGACGCCGAGGACGTGGCGTCGGAGACCTGGGCGCAGGCGTGCCGCGACCTGGGCCGCTTCTCCGGGGACGCCGACGGGTTCCGGGGCTGGGTGACCACGATCGGTCGACACCGGGCCCTGGACCTCCTGCGGCAGCGGAGCCGGCGGGTGCGGGTCGACCGCGACCTGACCGACATCGAGGTCGCCGACCCGCGCGACCTCGAGGCCACGGTCGAGGAGGCGTTCGGTACGGCGGGTGCGGTGGCCCTGATCGGCAGCCTGCCGCGCCAGCAGGCGGAGGCGGTGTGGCTGCGGGTCGTGATGGGCCTGGATGCCAAGACCGCGGCGTCGGTGATGGGCACGCGGCCCGGCGCCGTACGGTCGTCGACCAGCCGTGGGCTGAAGACGCTGGCACGTCTTCTGGAGTCCCGGACGGGGTCGACCACCGCTCAGCGTGACATTCGGGTGGCTTCCGGCGCTGAAGGAGTGAGATGAGCGCATGGAAGCAGCATCGAGCGGACCGCCGCGAGGGTGACCTCGGCGGCGGGTGGTCGACGACCCCCCGGGTCGATCGCCTGCTGGAGGCGGCCCGCGCGCCCGGCACGTCCCGCGAACTGGCGAGTGAAGACGTGGCGGCGCGGCACTTCCATCGCGCTCATCTCGAACGTGTCCACACGACGAGAGAAGTAGCCATGTCCAAGCCCTCCCCCCGGGCCGGCATCAAGGCAGCGCTCGCGAGCGCCGGCGTTGTTGCGCTGATGTCGACCGGCGCGGCGTTCGCGAGCTCCGGTCACGCCCCCTGGTCGTCGGGTGCCTCAGGCCGTCCGACGACGATCCCGTCCCACAGCCACCCGACCGACGATCCTTCCGAGACCGCCACCAGTGAGTCGAGCGAGTCCGACGACCCGTCGGCTCCTGCGTCCGACGGCACCACCGGACCCGAC
This genomic window from Nocardioides cynanchi contains:
- the hutH gene encoding histidine ammonia-lyase, translated to METVHVGVGPVSFAEVVAVTRDGAAVELTEEALAAIDRARAVVDRLASAPDPAYGISTGFGALATRHIPTERREQLQRSLIRSHAAGSGPEVEREVVRGLMLLRLSTLATGHTGVRRETALLLAAVLSAGITPVVREYGSLGCSGDLAPLAHCALALMGEGDVRDSSGELVPAAQALAVAGLAPVQLAAKEGLALINGTDGMLGMLVLAITDLRRLLATADIAAAMSVEAQMGTDRVFAADLQELRPQVGQALSAANLRALLAGSGVMASHREDKVHRVQDAYSLRCSPQVHGAARDTVEHAALVAERELASAVDNPVVLAEDGRVESNGNFHGAPVAYVLDFLAIVAADVASISERRSDRFLDRARNHDLPPFLADDPGVDSGLMIAQYTQAAIVSELKRLAVPASVDSIPSSAMQEDHVSMGWSAARKLRRSVDGLTRVVAIELMTAARALTLRTTTGPTAGTTPAPATGAVVRLLAERGIGVPGPDRFLSPEIEAAVALVASGAVLSAVEEVIGELA
- the hutU gene encoding urocanate hydratase, which translates into the protein MTDSNPRLPIHAPHGTELSAKSWQTEAPLRMLMNNLDPDVAERPEDLVVYGGTGKAARSWPAYDALLASLRDLEDDETLLVQSGKPVGVMRTNPWAPRVLIANSNLVGDWANWEEFRRLEEMGLIMYGQMTAGSWIYIGTQGILQGTFETFAAVADKKFGGTLAGTITLTAGLGGMGGAQPLAVTMNDGVAICIDVDQSRITRRIEHRYLDEQADSLEDAVRRAVAARDAKRPLSIGVLGNAAELVPQLLEMKAPIDVVTDQTSAHDPLSYLPVGVAFDDWHDAAERDPAGFTKDAEASMAVHVRAMVEFQDAGAEVFDYGNSIRDEARKGGYDRAFEFPGFVPAYIRPLFCEGKGPFRWAALSGDPADIAATDRAILELFPDNARLHKWITMAQERVQFQGLPARICWLGYGERHLAGLKFNEMVASGELKAPIVIGRDHLDCGSVASPYRETEGMLDGSDAIADWAILNALVNTASGATWVSFHHGGGVGMGRSLHAGQVCVADGTELAAQKIERVLTNDPGMGVIRHVDAGYDRAVEVADERGVRVPMRR
- a CDS encoding uridine kinase — protein: MESQPERDRVLAQVWAHVPAPDRPVLVAVDGADGAGKTWFAADLARVADRPVVVATLDDFHHDRARRHAEGRTGETVWARSFDYAAVRRELVDPWLAGAGTPYRRRWHDLARDQRVDAAPEPVPAGGVLLVEGVFAQRPELADAWDLTVYVDTPDAVRLARMAVRDGVPGEPDHPDQRRYLEAQQIYRDACRPLERAGIVIDNAAPERPRIARIAAGVAHGAHNDQS
- a CDS encoding M48 family metallopeptidase, which produces MSPKPAKRRVPLTDISSRAWEHPADQGALVALRKLKGFDKLIRMMSGLINERAVRLELLGSAVRVDERQFPALHRLLTEVGATLDATDLPELYVRATPMFNAETIGMDKPVIVVDSGLVGLLDEEELRFVIGHELGHALSGHAVYRTLLLRMLSLTGLLAVVPLGTVGLRVIVAALMEWSRKSELSADRAGLLATQDPAAAFRTHMKLASGGHLDELDQTSFFAQGAEYAGSSDIRDSVLKLLLIERRTHPFAVSRAAELRSWVDSGAYTAILAGTYPRREEDADAQLSEAAQAAARSYSDAFRESQDVLGRLVHDAAGWLGTAKGWLDEQLRRRGDDEE
- a CDS encoding RNA polymerase sigma factor: MPAGGTIDDAVRRMCAGDGDAFREVYRSTQPALLRYLTVLVGTADAEDVASETWAQACRDLGRFSGDADGFRGWVTTIGRHRALDLLRQRSRRVRVDRDLTDIEVADPRDLEATVEEAFGTAGAVALIGSLPRQQAEAVWLRVVMGLDAKTAASVMGTRPGAVRSSTSRGLKTLARLLESRTGSTTAQRDIRVASGAEGVR